The Desertifilum tharense IPPAS B-1220 genome includes a region encoding these proteins:
- the clpB gene encoding ATP-dependent chaperone ClpB, with translation MQPTNPNQFTEKTWEAISRLPDMVKSAQQQQLESEHLMKSLLEQDGLAGSILTKAGANLQRLRERTEEFINRQPKISNTGGSVYLGRSLDALLDRAEAYRKEYGDDFISIEHLVLAFCKDDRFGKSLYAEFKLDESKLKTVISQIRGSQKVTDQNPEGKYEALEKYGRDLTEAAREGKLDPVIGRDDEIRRTVQILSRRTKNNPVLIGEPGVGKTAIAEGLAQRILAGDVPQSLKDRKLIALDMGALIAGAKYRGEFEERLKAVLKEVTDSKGNIILFIDEIHTVVGAGATQGAMDAGNLLKPMLARGELRCIGATTLDEYRKYIEKDAALERRFQQVFVDQPSVADTISILRGLKERYEVHHGVKISDSSLVAAATLSTRYISDRFLPDKAIDLVDEAAARLKMEITSKPEELDEIDRKILQLEMERLSLQKESDPASRERLERIERELADLKESQRALNAQWQSEKDIIVEIQTIKEESDRINLEIQQAERNYDLNRAAELKYGKLTELQKRLQTVENRLLETQTSGKSLLREEVTEADIAEIISKWTGIPISKLVESEMQKLLHLEDELHQRVIGQQEAVTAVADAIQRSRAGLADPNRPVASFIFLGPTGVGKTELAKALAAYMFDTEDAMVRIDMSEYMEKHTVSRLIGAPPGYVGYDEGGQLTEAIRRRPYSVILFDEIEKAHPDVFNVMLQILDDGRVTDAQGHTVDFKNSIIIMTSNIGSQYILDVAGDDSMYEEMRSRVMDALRSNFRPEFLNRIDEIIIFHGLKKEELREIVKLQTERLSQRLAERKMSLKLSDAALDFLAEVGYDPVYGARPLKRAIQRELETQIAKSILRSEFSEGDTVFVDVENERLSFKRLPIELLKV, from the coding sequence ATGCAGCCCACTAATCCCAATCAATTTACAGAAAAAACCTGGGAAGCGATTTCGCGGCTTCCCGATATGGTAAAAAGCGCCCAACAACAGCAACTCGAAAGCGAACACCTGATGAAGTCGCTGTTAGAACAGGATGGACTGGCTGGCAGTATTTTGACCAAAGCCGGGGCGAACTTGCAACGCCTGCGCGAGAGAACTGAAGAGTTTATCAACCGTCAGCCTAAAATCTCGAATACGGGTGGGTCTGTCTATCTCGGTCGTTCTCTCGATGCGCTGTTAGACCGAGCAGAAGCGTATCGTAAAGAGTATGGCGACGATTTTATCTCGATTGAGCATCTGGTGCTAGCGTTTTGTAAAGACGACCGCTTCGGCAAATCGCTGTACGCAGAATTTAAACTAGATGAGAGCAAGCTGAAAACTGTTATTTCCCAAATCCGAGGGAGTCAGAAAGTGACAGACCAAAATCCAGAAGGCAAATATGAAGCACTGGAAAAATACGGCCGCGACTTGACTGAGGCGGCTAGAGAAGGGAAACTTGACCCAGTAATCGGACGAGACGATGAAATTCGCCGAACCGTGCAAATTCTGTCGCGTCGAACCAAGAATAACCCCGTTTTAATTGGCGAACCGGGGGTTGGGAAAACTGCGATCGCAGAAGGCCTCGCACAACGCATTCTAGCAGGCGACGTTCCCCAATCTCTCAAAGACCGCAAGCTCATTGCCCTAGACATGGGGGCCTTAATTGCTGGGGCCAAGTACCGAGGCGAATTTGAAGAACGCCTGAAAGCGGTGCTTAAAGAAGTCACAGACTCCAAAGGCAACATTATCCTGTTTATTGACGAAATTCACACTGTCGTTGGTGCAGGGGCCACCCAAGGGGCAATGGATGCCGGAAACTTGCTGAAACCCATGCTGGCGCGGGGCGAGTTGCGCTGCATTGGGGCCACCACTTTAGATGAGTATCGCAAGTATATTGAAAAGGATGCAGCCTTAGAGCGTCGTTTCCAGCAAGTGTTTGTCGATCAACCCAGCGTTGCCGATACTATCTCTATTCTACGGGGATTAAAAGAACGCTACGAAGTTCACCACGGGGTCAAAATTTCCGACTCGTCCCTGGTTGCGGCCGCTACCCTTTCTACTCGTTATATTAGCGATCGCTTTCTCCCCGATAAAGCCATCGACCTCGTAGACGAAGCCGCCGCCCGGTTGAAAATGGAAATTACCTCCAAACCGGAAGAACTCGACGAAATTGACCGGAAAATCCTGCAATTGGAAATGGAACGCCTTTCTCTGCAAAAAGAAAGCGACCCCGCGTCTAGAGAACGCCTCGAACGCATTGAAAGAGAACTCGCAGACCTCAAAGAATCTCAACGCGCCCTCAACGCCCAGTGGCAATCGGAAAAAGATATCATTGTTGAAATTCAAACGATCAAAGAAGAAAGCGATCGCATCAACCTCGAAATTCAACAAGCCGAACGTAACTACGACCTCAACCGCGCCGCCGAGTTGAAATATGGCAAACTCACCGAACTGCAAAAACGCTTGCAAACGGTAGAAAATCGCCTTTTAGAAACGCAAACCAGCGGTAAATCTCTGTTGCGCGAAGAAGTTACCGAAGCCGATATCGCCGAAATCATCTCCAAGTGGACGGGTATCCCCATTAGCAAGTTAGTCGAATCCGAGATGCAAAAACTGTTGCACCTCGAAGACGAACTCCACCAGCGGGTTATCGGTCAACAAGAAGCCGTCACCGCCGTCGCTGATGCCATTCAACGGTCTCGCGCCGGGTTAGCCGACCCCAACCGTCCCGTCGCCAGTTTCATCTTCCTAGGTCCTACTGGGGTAGGTAAAACTGAACTTGCCAAAGCGCTAGCCGCCTATATGTTCGACACCGAGGACGCAATGGTGCGAATCGATATGTCGGAATATATGGAAAAACACACTGTATCGCGGTTAATTGGCGCGCCTCCGGGATATGTGGGGTATGACGAAGGCGGACAACTCACCGAAGCCATCCGCCGCCGTCCCTATTCGGTGATTCTGTTTGATGAAATTGAGAAAGCGCACCCCGATGTGTTTAACGTCATGCTGCAAATTCTCGACGATGGTCGAGTCACGGATGCTCAAGGGCATACGGTAGACTTCAAAAACTCAATTATCATCATGACCAGTAATATCGGGTCGCAATATATCCTAGATGTGGCTGGCGATGACTCGATGTACGAGGAAATGCGAAGCCGGGTAATGGATGCATTGCGAAGCAATTTCCGCCCGGAATTTCTCAACCGGATTGATGAAATTATCATCTTCCACGGTTTGAAAAAAGAAGAACTGCGAGAAATCGTCAAGTTGCAAACCGAACGCCTCAGCCAACGTCTCGCCGAACGCAAGATGTCTTTGAAGCTCTCGGATGCGGCGTTAGACTTCTTAGCAGAGGTGGGTTACGATCCGGTTTACGGGGCGCGTCCCCTGAAGCGGGCAATTCAACGCGAGTTAGAAACGCAGATTGCCAAATCGATTCTCCGCAGCGAATTTAGCGAAGGCGATACCGTGTTTGTGGATGTGGAAAACGAACGTTTAAGTTTTAAGCGCTTACCTATCGAATTACTCAAAGTTTAA
- a CDS encoding alpha/beta hydrolase, with translation MQVDFLRSLKGPIAVGLLLAIAYLSVGFLLWWRQTRFIFYPSPTITQTPADFQLSYEEVWLNVTERERLHGWWIPAANPETSPGTILYLHGNGINIGANVNHSYRLHSLGFSVFVFDYRGYGWSEGAFPSEQSVYQDAQRAWEYLVNERQIEPSQIYLYGHSLGGAIAIELATHQPDAAGLIVESSFTSLRDMVDYQYPIFNLLPVDWLLTNRFDSKSKVRSLSLPLLLIHGTGDLTVPAEMSQRLYEIASPPKKLFLVPDADHTNVASLSGESYLQTIRNFIESQEKSSEFPVRKKGVGS, from the coding sequence GTGCAAGTTGATTTTTTGAGATCGCTAAAAGGACCGATCGCGGTCGGACTGCTCTTAGCGATCGCCTATCTATCAGTCGGGTTTTTGCTGTGGTGGCGACAAACCCGCTTTATTTTTTATCCCTCCCCCACCATTACCCAAACGCCAGCAGACTTCCAACTCTCCTACGAAGAGGTTTGGTTAAACGTCACCGAACGAGAACGCCTGCATGGTTGGTGGATACCGGCCGCTAACCCGGAGACTTCCCCCGGTACAATCTTGTACTTACATGGCAACGGGATCAACATTGGGGCGAACGTCAACCACTCCTATCGCTTGCATAGCCTAGGTTTTTCCGTCTTCGTCTTCGACTATCGCGGGTACGGCTGGTCTGAAGGCGCGTTTCCTAGCGAACAAAGCGTCTATCAAGACGCGCAACGCGCCTGGGAGTATCTAGTTAACGAACGCCAGATCGAACCCTCCCAAATCTATTTATACGGCCATTCCCTCGGCGGGGCGATCGCCATCGAACTCGCCACCCATCAACCCGACGCCGCAGGCTTGATTGTTGAAAGTTCGTTTACATCCCTGCGCGATATGGTCGATTACCAGTATCCTATCTTTAACCTGCTCCCCGTAGACTGGCTGCTGACCAACCGATTTGACTCAAAAAGCAAAGTGCGATCGCTCTCTCTCCCGCTATTATTGATCCACGGTACAGGCGATCTCACCGTTCCCGCCGAAATGAGTCAACGCCTCTACGAAATCGCCTCCCCCCCCAAAAAACTCTTCCTAGTCCCCGACGCCGATCATACCAACGTCGCCTCCCTCAGCGGCGAGTCCTACCTCCAAACCATCCGTAACTTCATCGAGTCACAGGAGAAGAGTTCCGAGTTCCCAGTGAGGAAGAAGGGAGTTGGGAGTTAG
- the gatA gene encoding Asp-tRNA(Asn)/Glu-tRNA(Gln) amidotransferase subunit GatA, protein MASIRELHQQLISKERSAVEIAQETLDRISTLEPKLHSFLCVTADRALEQAKAVDAKIAAGEEIGLLAGIPIAVKDNMCTQGIPTTCASRILKDFVPPYESTVTQKLFDAGAVMVGKANLDEFAMGSSTETSAYQVTANPWDLERVPGGSSGGSAAAVAAQESVVALGSDTGGSIRLPASFCGVVGMKPTYGLVSRYGLVAYASSLDQIGPFGRTVEDAAILLGAIAGYDPKDSTSLNVPIPDYAKSLRPDLKPKSRIRIGVIKETFGEGLDPTVEEAVKNALQHLQDLGAEIQVISCPRFRYGLPAYYVIAPSEASANLARYDGVKYGFRAPEGENLLSMYEKTRSQGFGPEVKRRIMIGTYALSAGYYDAYYLKAQKVRTLIKEDFEKAFAQVDLLVSPTAPITAFKAGEKTEDPLSMYLTDLMTIPVNLAGLPGISIPCGFDEQGLPIGLQLVGNVLREELLFQVAYAYEQTTAWHLKAPKI, encoded by the coding sequence ATGGCATCTATTCGCGAGTTGCATCAACAACTGATTAGCAAAGAGCGATCGGCCGTTGAAATTGCTCAGGAAACTCTAGATCGCATCTCCACACTAGAGCCAAAACTCCATAGTTTTCTGTGCGTCACCGCAGATCGCGCCTTAGAACAGGCTAAAGCTGTGGATGCCAAGATCGCGGCAGGAGAAGAGATTGGCTTGCTTGCTGGAATTCCGATTGCGGTCAAAGATAATATGTGTACCCAAGGAATTCCCACCACCTGCGCCTCGCGCATTCTCAAAGACTTTGTTCCCCCCTACGAATCCACGGTGACGCAAAAACTCTTTGACGCCGGGGCCGTGATGGTGGGGAAAGCCAACTTAGACGAATTTGCAATGGGGAGTTCCACCGAAACTTCCGCCTACCAAGTGACGGCCAACCCGTGGGACTTAGAACGGGTTCCGGGAGGTTCCTCTGGGGGATCGGCGGCGGCGGTGGCTGCCCAAGAAAGCGTTGTCGCCCTGGGATCGGATACGGGCGGATCGATTCGCTTACCCGCCTCCTTCTGTGGGGTTGTGGGGATGAAACCCACCTACGGTTTGGTGTCGCGCTATGGTTTAGTTGCCTATGCCTCCTCTTTAGATCAAATTGGTCCGTTTGGGCGGACGGTGGAAGATGCCGCGATTTTGCTGGGGGCGATCGCCGGATACGATCCCAAAGACTCCACTAGCCTTAATGTCCCCATCCCCGACTACGCCAAATCCCTCAGACCCGATCTCAAACCCAAAAGCCGCATCCGCATCGGCGTGATTAAAGAAACCTTTGGCGAAGGGTTAGATCCCACCGTCGAAGAAGCCGTTAAAAATGCCCTGCAACACCTCCAAGATTTAGGGGCAGAAATTCAAGTGATTTCTTGTCCCCGCTTCCGCTACGGACTCCCCGCCTACTACGTGATTGCTCCATCGGAAGCATCGGCAAACCTGGCGCGTTACGATGGCGTCAAATATGGATTCCGCGCCCCGGAAGGCGAAAACCTGCTGTCGATGTACGAGAAAACGCGATCGCAAGGATTCGGCCCCGAAGTCAAGCGGCGGATTATGATCGGCACCTATGCCCTGTCTGCGGGGTATTATGACGCCTATTACCTCAAAGCCCAAAAAGTGCGGACGCTGATCAAAGAAGACTTTGAAAAAGCATTTGCTCAAGTTGATTTATTGGTCTCTCCCACCGCGCCGATCACTGCCTTCAAAGCCGGTGAAAAGACAGAAGACCCCTTAAGCATGTACCTCACCGACTTAATGACCATCCCCGTCAACCTCGCAGGCTTGCCAGGGATTAGCATTCCCTGCGGCTTTGACGAACAAGGATTGCCGATAGGTTTACAACTGGTGGGAAATGTGCTAAGGGAGGAGCTATTATTCCAAGTGGCTTACGCTTACGAGCAGACCACCGCATGGCATCTGAAAGCGCCTAAAATATAA
- a CDS encoding alpha/beta fold hydrolase: MQLHALQQGSGFPILCLHGHPGSGASMSVFTDRLSSRFRTIAPDLRGYGKSRFSGNFEMQQHLADLEALLDRLEVQSCLVLGWSLGGILAMELALRQPQRVTGLILVATAARPRGSHPPVTWEDNVYTGIASIVNRLVPGWDWNIETFGKRSLYRYLIQQHDPVAYRYLAFEGMSAYLQTSAAANRALSQALKLRYDRLAQIEEIQCPCLMLAGEGDRHITAASSLETAERLQTCQWHCYPKTAHLFPWEIPDRVLADIERWLAEHPQVVGKP; this comes from the coding sequence ATGCAGCTTCACGCTTTGCAGCAAGGTTCGGGTTTCCCTATTTTGTGCTTGCACGGTCATCCGGGATCGGGGGCGAGTATGTCTGTGTTTACCGATCGGTTGTCGTCGCGCTTTCGCACGATTGCCCCAGATTTGCGCGGTTATGGGAAAAGTCGCTTTTCGGGCAATTTTGAGATGCAGCAACATTTAGCGGACTTAGAGGCGCTTCTAGACCGCTTAGAGGTGCAATCTTGTTTGGTGTTGGGGTGGTCGTTGGGCGGAATTTTGGCGATGGAGTTAGCTCTACGCCAGCCGCAACGGGTAACGGGTTTGATTTTGGTGGCAACGGCGGCTCGACCGCGCGGCAGCCACCCTCCGGTCACTTGGGAGGATAATGTTTACACGGGAATTGCGTCGATTGTCAATCGACTGGTGCCGGGATGGGATTGGAATATTGAGACGTTTGGCAAGCGATCGCTCTATCGCTATCTGATTCAACAGCACGATCCGGTTGCTTATCGCTATTTGGCGTTTGAGGGGATGTCTGCTTACTTACAGACTTCGGCTGCGGCAAACCGCGCCCTCTCGCAAGCGCTGAAACTCCGATATGACCGTTTGGCGCAAATTGAGGAAATTCAATGCCCCTGTTTGATGCTCGCCGGGGAAGGCGATCGCCATATTACGGCAGCATCCAGCTTAGAAACGGCCGAGCGCCTCCAAACTTGCCAATGGCACTGCTACCCGAAGACGGCGCATCTTTTCCCTTGGGAGATCCCCGATCGAGTCCTCGCAGATATTGAGCGCTGGCTTGCAGAGCATCCCCAAGTCGTCGGGAAGCCCTAA
- a CDS encoding DUF1816 domain-containing protein: MISILNFLGLAWWVEIATQTPKCTYYFGPFISQADALAAQAGYLEDLEQEGAQGVKTSVRRCKPTHLTVSDDLGEFNAASRPIFSGQM; encoded by the coding sequence ATGATTAGCATACTTAACTTCCTGGGACTAGCGTGGTGGGTAGAAATTGCAACTCAGACCCCCAAGTGTACTTACTACTTCGGTCCTTTTATCTCCCAAGCCGATGCCCTAGCTGCTCAAGCGGGGTATCTCGAAGATTTAGAACAAGAAGGCGCTCAAGGCGTTAAAACCTCAGTCCGTCGGTGCAAGCCCACCCATCTAACCGTCTCAGATGATTTGGGGGAGTTTAACGCCGCCAGCCGACCCATTTTTAGCGGCCAAATGTAA
- the rlmB gene encoding 23S rRNA (guanosine(2251)-2'-O)-methyltransferase RlmB: MASAKPHKPRPSGQPNRGKPGKPKVKRAIGKAIQPQRGGSRDRPVPKNPVSPVPANPETEESDLIYGIHPVIAALKGERRLNRIWIAERLRYDPRFHGLLSQAKATGTTVDEVEYRRLDHLTNRANHQGVVAQVTPYDYLELGELIEKAKAASNQPVIIVVDGITDPHNLGAIARTAEALGAQGMAIPQRRAVGITSTVMKVAAGSLEFFPVARVVNLSRALEELKAAGFWVYGTVASGGQLIHTVDFTGKARQDKGQPLPIALAIGSEGEGLSLLTQRSCDVLVTIPLMGHTASLNASVAAGMSLYEIFRQRWATKLHVDQKDLQQKLN; the protein is encoded by the coding sequence ATGGCATCTGCGAAACCTCATAAACCCCGTCCTTCAGGACAACCCAACCGAGGGAAACCGGGCAAACCCAAGGTGAAACGAGCGATCGGTAAAGCAATTCAACCTCAAAGAGGCGGATCGCGCGATCGCCCCGTCCCCAAAAATCCAGTCTCCCCCGTTCCCGCCAACCCGGAAACGGAGGAAAGCGACCTGATATATGGCATTCACCCGGTAATCGCAGCGCTAAAAGGCGAGCGACGCCTCAATCGGATTTGGATCGCCGAACGACTCCGCTACGATCCCCGCTTTCATGGTTTGCTCAGCCAAGCCAAAGCAACGGGTACGACGGTTGACGAGGTGGAATATCGCCGACTCGATCATTTGACCAACCGCGCCAACCATCAAGGGGTGGTGGCGCAAGTCACGCCTTACGACTATTTAGAGTTAGGCGAACTGATCGAAAAAGCCAAAGCTGCCTCAAACCAGCCGGTGATTATCGTGGTAGACGGGATTACCGATCCGCATAATTTGGGAGCGATCGCGCGCACGGCAGAAGCCCTAGGCGCTCAAGGGATGGCGATCCCCCAACGTCGGGCAGTGGGGATCACCTCCACCGTTATGAAAGTTGCTGCCGGATCTTTAGAATTTTTTCCAGTCGCTAGGGTTGTCAATCTCAGCCGGGCCTTGGAAGAATTGAAAGCGGCTGGTTTCTGGGTCTACGGCACCGTAGCCTCTGGAGGGCAGTTGATTCACACGGTTGATTTTACTGGAAAAGCACGCCAGGACAAAGGTCAACCCCTTCCAATCGCCTTAGCGATCGGTTCCGAAGGTGAGGGCTTGAGTTTATTGACACAACGCAGTTGCGACGTGCTGGTAACGATTCCGCTGATGGGGCATACCGCGAGCCTCAATGCTTCTGTTGCCGCAGGGATGAGCTTGTATGAAATCTTTCGTCAGCGTTGGGCGACTAAGCTTCACGTCGATCAGAAAGATCTTCAACAAAAATTGAATTGA
- a CDS encoding Mini-ribonuclease 3 has product MKDLLNLQLRGQWSSAQVQQLSPTALAYIGDAVYELFVRVHYLMPPRKLRLYHHQVVAQVRAESQAQQLRSLEPHLTPAERDLLKRGRNAASGCPKRLNPAIYQQATSLETLIGYLYLCDPQRLAYLLTQLNLNAPPESLENLLP; this is encoded by the coding sequence ATGAAAGACTTGTTGAATCTTCAACTGCGGGGTCAATGGTCCTCGGCTCAAGTTCAGCAGCTTTCACCGACAGCCTTGGCATATATTGGAGATGCGGTTTATGAATTGTTTGTTCGCGTTCACTATTTGATGCCTCCTCGCAAACTGCGACTTTATCACCATCAAGTTGTCGCGCAGGTGAGAGCCGAATCCCAGGCACAACAGTTGCGATCGCTCGAACCCCATTTGACTCCCGCAGAACGCGATCTGCTCAAACGCGGACGCAATGCGGCTAGCGGCTGTCCCAAACGTCTTAACCCAGCCATTTATCAGCAAGCCACAAGCTTAGAAACCCTGATTGGTTATTTGTATCTGTGCGATCCCCAGCGCCTAGCGTATTTACTGACTCAATTAAATCTCAATGCTCCCCCTGAATCTCTAGAAAATTTGCTCCCTTAG
- a CDS encoding STAS domain-containing protein — protein MPEPLTLTVSLRGTREVRDNCQLFRLTGLLDAFSEPTFRKVVSKCIEEGPRNVILDLSKIDFVDSSGLGALVQLVKKAQTHEGTLQIVTNARVTQTVKLVRLDQFLSLQPSVDEALENIKKE, from the coding sequence ATTCCTGAGCCACTAACCCTGACCGTTAGCTTAAGAGGCACTCGTGAAGTCAGGGACAATTGTCAACTCTTTCGCCTCACGGGTTTGCTCGATGCCTTCTCCGAACCCACCTTTAGAAAGGTGGTCAGTAAGTGCATCGAGGAAGGGCCGAGAAATGTCATATTGGATCTTTCCAAGATCGATTTTGTCGATAGTTCTGGTTTAGGCGCTTTAGTACAGCTTGTCAAAAAAGCCCAAACCCATGAAGGAACCTTACAGATCGTCACCAATGCCCGCGTGACGCAAACCGTGAAGCTCGTTCGTCTCGATCAGTTCCTCTCTCTACAGCCGTCTGTAGATGAAGCGCTGGAAAACATTAAAAAGGAATAA
- the carA gene encoding glutamine-hydrolyzing carbamoyl-phosphate synthase small subunit has translation MANSNAQPALLVLADGSAYRGWSFGANGTTLGEVVFNTGMTGYQEVLTDPSYRGQIITFTYPELGNTGVNPEDEESDRPHVRGAIARNITLRPSNWRSAQSLPDYLKKHGIVGIYGVDTRAITRKLRVYGAMNGGISTEILDPEELLNQIQQAPSMEGLNLVKEVTTTEVYEWSDPTSDIWEFKPVEGNAASEAFTVVALDFGIKRNILRRLARYGCRVIVVPANTPAEDILKYNPDGIFLSNGPGDPAAVTEGIETTKKLLQASIPMFGICMGHQILGLSMGGETYKLKFGHRGLNHPAGLQRRVEITSQNHSFALTPESLPEADIEITHLNLNDRTIAGLRHKSLPLFSVQYHPEASPGPHDADYLFEQFVQSMREARLATVS, from the coding sequence ATGGCAAATTCTAATGCTCAACCTGCCTTACTCGTACTCGCTGATGGGAGTGCGTACCGGGGATGGTCTTTTGGGGCGAACGGTACCACCCTTGGCGAAGTCGTGTTTAACACGGGGATGACAGGTTATCAGGAAGTTTTGACCGATCCAAGCTATCGGGGTCAGATTATTACATTTACATATCCAGAGTTAGGCAATACTGGCGTTAACCCAGAAGATGAAGAATCCGATCGACCACATGTCAGGGGTGCGATCGCGCGTAACATTACCCTACGGCCGAGTAACTGGCGTTCTGCCCAGTCCTTACCCGACTACCTGAAAAAACACGGAATTGTGGGCATCTATGGCGTTGACACCCGCGCCATTACCCGCAAATTGCGCGTTTATGGGGCAATGAACGGCGGGATCTCCACCGAAATTCTCGATCCCGAAGAACTCCTCAACCAGATCCAACAAGCCCCCAGCATGGAAGGTCTGAACCTGGTCAAAGAAGTAACGACAACCGAGGTTTACGAATGGTCCGATCCCACCTCGGACATTTGGGAATTCAAACCCGTTGAGGGGAATGCGGCTAGCGAAGCCTTCACCGTTGTCGCCCTCGACTTTGGCATCAAGCGCAATATTCTCCGCCGCCTGGCCCGTTATGGCTGTCGCGTTATCGTCGTTCCGGCCAACACCCCGGCTGAAGATATCCTGAAATATAACCCCGATGGCATCTTCCTTTCCAACGGCCCTGGCGATCCCGCCGCCGTCACTGAGGGAATTGAAACCACCAAAAAACTCCTCCAGGCTTCCATCCCCATGTTTGGCATTTGCATGGGCCACCAAATCCTCGGCTTATCGATGGGTGGAGAAACCTATAAGTTAAAATTTGGTCATCGCGGCTTAAACCATCCGGCGGGTTTGCAGCGACGCGTAGAAATTACCAGCCAAAATCACAGCTTTGCGCTGACTCCGGAATCCTTACCGGAAGCGGACATTGAAATTACCCATCTCAATCTCAACGATCGCACCATAGCGGGGTTGCGGCACAAGTCTTTACCCCTGTTCTCAGTACAGTATCACCCAGAGGCTAGCCCAGGCCCCCATGATGCGGATTATCTGTTTGAGCAGTTTGTCCAGTCGATGCGGGAAGCCCGTTTAGCAACTGTAAGCTAA